The following nucleotide sequence is from Streptomyces sp. NBC_00239.
GCGTGCACGTCGTGCCGGTCGGAGAGGTCGAGGACCAGCTCGACGATGGTGTCCTCGACGACCTTGGGGCTCTTGGACTTGTCGGGGGTCTCGGTGCGCAGCTTCTCCAGGATCACGCCGTCGGCGTCGACCACGCCGGCCATCACCTTGGTGCCGCCGATGTCGATGCCGACGGTGGGGACGCGCGGGGCGGTCAGGTGCGAGCGCCGCTCGCGGGTCCCGACGGTCCGCAGGACGGTGCCTCGCGCCGAGCCTCGGTGGGCGAGCGTGAACTCCCGGTAGGTGCTCATCGAGTGCTGATGTCCTCAGTGTCCGTCGCGGTCGGTGGGCGGTGTCGGCCGGGACGGTTCCGGTCGGGGTCCTTCCGATTCTGCCACCCGCTCCAGCTCGTGGCTGAGCTCCTCCAGCTCGGACCCACCCGCCATCTGGCGCGTCAGCTCGTCCAGGGTGATCGAGTCACGGGTGTGGCTGCCCGCCATCGCACCGCGTTTGAGCAGTACGAAGCGGTCTCCGACCAGGTGCGCGTGGTGCGGGTTGTGCGTGATGAGGACCACGCCGAGGCCCGCGTCACGGGCGGCGGCCACGTACTTGAGCACGACCCCGGACTGCTTGACACCGAGTGCCGCGGTGGGCTCGTCGAGGATGAGCACCTTGGCGCCGAAGTGGACGGCCCGGGCGATGGCCACGCACTGGCGCTCGCCGCCGGACAGGGTGCCGATGGGCTGGTCCACGTCCCGCAGGTCGATGCCCATGCGGAGCAGCTCCGTGCGGGTGGTCTCGCGCATCCGTGCCACGTCGAGGCGGCGGAAGGGGCCGCGGCCGCGGGTCGGCTCGGAGCCGAGGAAGAAGTTCCGCCACACCGGCATCAGCGGGACCACGGCGAGGTCCTGGTAGACGGTGGCGATCCCGAGGTCGAGGGCGGCGCGCGGGTTGGCCAGCACCGTCTCCTCGCCCTCGATCCGGAAGCTGCCGGCGTCGTGCCGGTGCAGCCCCGCGATGATCTTGATGAGGGTGGACTTGCCGGCGCCGTTGTCGCCGAGCACGCAGGTGATCTCGCCCGCCGAGACCTCCAGCGAGACCCCTTCGAGGGCCTTGATGCTGCCGTAGTACTTGCTGATTCCGTCCAGCTCGATCAGGGCCGTCACGAGGTCGCCTCCGCGCGCTTGCGCACCCAGGCGTTGAGCAGGGTGGCCAGAAGGAGCATGGCTCCGAGGAAGAACTTGAACCAGTCGGGGTCCCACTGGGCGTAGACGATGCCGTTGCTCGTCATGCCGAAGATTAACGCGCCGACCGCCGAGCCGATGGCGGAGCCGTAGCCGCCGGTCATCAGGCAGCCGCCGATGACCGCCGCGATGATGTACAGGAACTCGTTGCCGACGCCCTCGCCGGACTGGACCACGTCGTACGAGAACAGGATGTGCTGGCCGGAGATCCACGCGCACAGGGCGACGCCCATGTACAGGCCGATGCGGGTCTTGACCACGGGGACGCCGACCGCGCGGGCGGCGTCGGCGCCGCCGCCGACCGCGAAGATCCAGTTGCCGGCGCGGGTGCGCAGCAGGATCCAGGTGGCGAGGGCGACCAGCGCGAACCACCACAGGACGGTGACCTTGAGGGTGACCGAGCCGATCGTCCACTGGGAGGCGAAGAGCGCCCGCGCGGAGGGGAAGCCCTCCATGTCGCCGATGCTCTTGGTGGAGACGGTGCCGCTGATCAGCTTGGTGAAGCCGAGGTTCAGTCCGGTCAGCATCAGGAAGGTGCCGAGCGTGATGATGAAGCTGGGCAGCTTCGTCCGGGTCAGCATGAAGCCGTTGAAGAACCCGAAACCGAGGGTGACCAGCAGCGACACCAGGACGCCGACCCAGACGTTGGCCGTCATCTGGTAGCTGAACATCGAGGAGATCAGCGCCGAGCTGGTGACCATGACGCCGGCGGAGAGGTCGAACTCGCCGCCGATCATCAGCAGCGCCACCGGCACGGCCATGATCCCGATGGTGGAGGCCGAGTAGAGGACCGTGCTCAGGCTGCTGGCCCGCAGGAAGCTGTCGGCCGCGAAGGAGAAGAACACGAACACGGCGGCGGCGCCGACGACCGCGCCCAGCTCGGGGCGGCCGAGGAGCCGCTTGACCAGCGAGACCGGTACGAGCCGCTCGTCGCGCGCCGCCGGGGCCGGAGCGGGGGCGGGCGCGGCGGCCTTCATCGGCTGCCCCGCTTGATGAACTTCTCCAGCTCGGCCGCCTGGCCGGCGGTGACGATCTGCGGGCCGGTGAGCACCGGCCGGCCGCCGCCCAGCACGTCGGCGTTGTAGCGGTAGAGCCACAGCAGGTCGACGGCCTCGTAGCCCTGGAGGTAGGGCTGCTGGTCCACGGCGAAGCCGAGCGCCCCGGACTGCAGGTCCCGGGCGACGGACTCGTTGAGGTCGAAGGTGTCGATCTCGGCCTTGCTGCGGGCGGCGTCCTTGGCCTTGACGGCGGTGGGCGCGAAGGGCGCGCCGAGGGTGACGACGGCGTCCACGGACGGGTCGGCCTGGAGCTTGGCCTGGATGGCGGCCTGCACGGAGGGCATGTTGGTGCCCTCGACGTACAGGTTCTCCAGGGTGCCGCCGAAGGTCTTCTTCGCGCCGGCGCAGCGCTGCTCGTGGCCCACGTTGCCCTGTTCGTGCAGGACGCACACGGCCTTCTTCTTCCCGCGCTCGGTCAGCTCGGCGCCGACGGCCTCGCCCGCGATCTCCTCGTCCTGGCCGATGTGGGTGAGTGCGCCGTAGGCCTTGGACTGGGCGGATCCCGAGTTGACGGTGATCACGGGGATGCCGGCCTTGACGGCCTTGGCGATGACGTCCTTGAGGGCCTCGGGCTTGGCGAGGCTGACGATGATGCCCTGGACCTTCTGGTCGATGGCGTTCTGCACGAACTGGGCCTGCTGCTGTGCCTGGTCGTCGTGCGAGTAGACGAAGTTGATGTTGTCCTTGGCCGCGGCTTCCTCGGCGCCCTTCTGGACGATGTCCCAGAAGGTGTCGCCGTCCCCCGCGTGGGTGACCATGGCGAAGGTCCAGCGCGGGGTGGACACGGCCGGGCGGCCCTGCTCGGCCGCCGCGCGGGCCCGCTCCTCGGCCCGCTTGCCGCCCG
It contains:
- a CDS encoding ATP-binding cassette domain-containing protein, giving the protein MGAQARGGDLVTALIELDGISKYYGSIKALEGVSLEVSAGEITCVLGDNGAGKSTLIKIIAGLHRHDAGSFRIEGEETVLANPRAALDLGIATVYQDLAVVPLMPVWRNFFLGSEPTRGRGPFRRLDVARMRETTRTELLRMGIDLRDVDQPIGTLSGGERQCVAIARAVHFGAKVLILDEPTAALGVKQSGVVLKYVAAARDAGLGVVLITHNPHHAHLVGDRFVLLKRGAMAGSHTRDSITLDELTRQMAGGSELEELSHELERVAESEGPRPEPSRPTPPTDRDGH
- a CDS encoding ABC transporter permease; its protein translation is MKAAAPAPAPAPAARDERLVPVSLVKRLLGRPELGAVVGAAAVFVFFSFAADSFLRASSLSTVLYSASTIGIMAVPVALLMIGGEFDLSAGVMVTSSALISSMFSYQMTANVWVGVLVSLLVTLGFGFFNGFMLTRTKLPSFIITLGTFLMLTGLNLGFTKLISGTVSTKSIGDMEGFPSARALFASQWTIGSVTLKVTVLWWFALVALATWILLRTRAGNWIFAVGGGADAARAVGVPVVKTRIGLYMGVALCAWISGQHILFSYDVVQSGEGVGNEFLYIIAAVIGGCLMTGGYGSAIGSAVGALIFGMTSNGIVYAQWDPDWFKFFLGAMLLLATLLNAWVRKRAEATS
- a CDS encoding sugar ABC transporter substrate-binding protein, which translates into the protein MARVRTGAARVVGALLAAVLGASLAGCSSTGGKRAEERARAAAEQGRPAVSTPRWTFAMVTHAGDGDTFWDIVQKGAEEAAAKDNINFVYSHDDQAQQQAQFVQNAIDQKVQGIIVSLAKPEALKDVIAKAVKAGIPVITVNSGSAQSKAYGALTHIGQDEEIAGEAVGAELTERGKKKAVCVLHEQGNVGHEQRCAGAKKTFGGTLENLYVEGTNMPSVQAAIQAKLQADPSVDAVVTLGAPFAPTAVKAKDAARSKAEIDTFDLNESVARDLQSGALGFAVDQQPYLQGYEAVDLLWLYRYNADVLGGGRPVLTGPQIVTAGQAAELEKFIKRGSR